One Henriciella litoralis genomic window carries:
- the fliF gene encoding flagellar basal-body MS-ring/collar protein FliF: MKFLDTLRSLSLPRQIALAGAVVAVILAMSFMVRGAMSEPKALLYSGLDASHSGEIIEELDKRGIDYEIRGDAIFIAASKRDETRFALARQGLPQQSVQGYELLDDVNGFSVTSEMYNAAYWRAKEGELTRTILAIPGVQSARVHIGASLRSGFSRSSPAQTASVTLATTHDISGKQAEAIQYLVALAISGLAPEDVAVIDPAKGLIAGPNVDKTDEPDQVADSQSAMIEQKIRRLLDARVGPGNARVSVSVDVNRQRQTIFEKTIDPQSRVVRNRTSNDVSETNTGGAGELSAASNLPQGGANSGGDSRNMKNSTESVSYEFNERRVETEMMPGKIQRISVAVLLNEQVLGLQGTPEETAAEAQQIIDNFQQLILSGAGLDTARGDSLTVELMPFQEMPAQEMVEAPGMVSTLVQQYSWPAIQALLLGVVIIVLGLFVVRPMMSKGPDAADMLSEQKLIGNEVANSAEAADPFAYLSDYTRERQDETAALLQSWLDEDRKVAVNE; encoded by the coding sequence ATGAAATTTTTGGACACGCTGAGGTCGCTCTCCCTTCCTCGGCAGATTGCACTTGCAGGTGCAGTGGTCGCCGTCATCCTGGCGATGAGCTTCATGGTGCGCGGTGCGATGAGCGAGCCGAAGGCGCTGCTATACTCCGGCCTTGATGCGTCACACTCCGGCGAAATCATTGAAGAGCTCGACAAGCGCGGCATCGATTATGAAATTCGCGGTGACGCGATTTTCATTGCAGCGAGCAAACGCGACGAGACCCGCTTCGCACTCGCCCGCCAGGGCCTGCCGCAACAGTCGGTTCAAGGCTATGAACTGCTCGATGATGTGAACGGGTTCTCGGTGACCTCCGAAATGTACAATGCTGCCTATTGGCGCGCCAAGGAAGGTGAGCTGACGCGGACAATCCTGGCCATTCCAGGCGTTCAGTCGGCCCGCGTACATATCGGCGCCAGCTTGCGCTCTGGTTTCTCGCGCAGCTCACCGGCCCAGACGGCCTCTGTGACGCTCGCCACAACCCACGATATTTCCGGGAAGCAGGCCGAAGCCATCCAGTATCTGGTGGCATTGGCGATCTCCGGCCTTGCGCCTGAGGATGTTGCGGTGATCGACCCAGCCAAGGGCCTGATTGCGGGGCCAAATGTCGACAAGACTGACGAGCCCGACCAGGTGGCCGATTCACAATCAGCAATGATCGAACAGAAGATTCGGCGCCTGCTGGATGCGCGCGTCGGGCCGGGAAATGCGAGAGTGTCGGTCAGCGTTGACGTTAACCGGCAGCGCCAGACGATCTTCGAAAAGACGATCGACCCCCAATCCCGCGTCGTCCGCAACCGCACCAGCAATGATGTCAGTGAAACAAACACAGGCGGTGCCGGCGAACTGTCAGCTGCCAGCAACTTGCCGCAGGGCGGGGCAAACAGCGGCGGCGATTCCCGCAACATGAAAAACTCGACCGAGAGCGTGTCCTACGAGTTCAATGAACGCCGCGTCGAAACGGAAATGATGCCCGGCAAGATCCAGCGTATTTCTGTCGCCGTTCTCCTGAATGAACAGGTGCTCGGCCTTCAAGGTACGCCGGAAGAAACCGCAGCGGAAGCGCAGCAAATTATAGATAACTTCCAGCAGCTTATTCTTTCAGGCGCTGGCCTCGATACAGCGCGCGGCGACTCGCTGACGGTGGAGCTGATGCCCTTCCAGGAAATGCCCGCCCAGGAGATGGTTGAAGCCCCCGGCATGGTCTCTACGCTGGTGCAACAATACTCATGGCCCGCGATCCAGGCGCTTCTGCTTGGCGTTGTGATCATCGTTCTGGGACTGTTTGTTGTGCGGCCAATGATGAGCAAAGGGCCGGATGCTGCAGACATGCTCTCAGAGCAAAAGCTTATCGGCAATGAGGTTGCAAATTCGGCCGAAGCAGCTGACCCATTCGCTTATCTTTCCGATTACACACGGGAGCG
- a CDS encoding flagellar basal body-associated FliL family protein, which yields MAKETDTSNDQAEKKPGGSLVNWAILAVVSAACSFAVVFFLFPSANTESAACPAPEQVASTKVEPLAREELSYVQLDELLVTIGNEPATRFVKLNTSIVTEKGNEKKITEAQPMLSDAFISYLRSVELSDFETAGFYPRMREQLGRRAELVLGSDTSQGVLITEFLLR from the coding sequence ATGGCCAAGGAAACTGACACCTCGAATGACCAGGCGGAGAAAAAGCCAGGCGGGAGCCTTGTAAACTGGGCGATTCTCGCAGTGGTATCGGCTGCGTGTTCCTTTGCGGTCGTTTTCTTTCTATTCCCGTCCGCAAATACCGAATCAGCCGCTTGCCCGGCGCCGGAACAGGTCGCGAGCACAAAGGTCGAACCCTTGGCGCGCGAAGAGCTTTCCTACGTCCAACTCGACGAATTGCTGGTCACAATCGGCAATGAGCCTGCCACACGTTTTGTGAAGCTCAACACGTCGATCGTCACCGAAAAGGGCAATGAAAAGAAAATCACTGAAGCCCAGCCCATGCTATCAGACGCCTTCATTTCGTATTTACGCTCCGTTGAGCTCTCCGACTTTGAGACGGCCGGGTTTTACCCTCGCATGCGTGAGCAGCTGGGCCGCCGGGCAGAACTCGTTCTGGGGTCTGACACCTCCCAAGGCGTCCTGATCACTGAATTCCTGTTGAGGTAA
- a CDS encoding CAMP factor family pore-forming toxin (The term CAMP (Christie, Atkins, Munch-Petersen) factor is used for toxins encoded in group A and B Streptococcus, but expressed well enough to give a positive CAMP test only in GBS. Related toxins are found in Propionibacterium acnes and other bacterial species.) codes for MFSTIQPTDIALFLVSAAACAYCFVLSRRLKALQDTRDGLGATIMAMTKSVSAVSSATSETRSQTNEIASRLTNLIAEAEAASTRAQGLTEKMEASHAAASGSISAAQAELNGTLTNLLRETEASTRELKFILRQVKDYRQMAAVKPADPDALFDGEARPDLKKAS; via the coding sequence ATGTTTTCCACGATCCAACCCACAGACATCGCGCTCTTCCTCGTCTCGGCGGCAGCCTGCGCATACTGTTTCGTACTGAGCCGGCGCCTGAAAGCGCTGCAGGATACGCGCGACGGACTTGGCGCGACGATCATGGCAATGACCAAGTCGGTCTCGGCGGTATCCTCTGCGACCAGCGAGACACGCAGCCAGACCAACGAAATCGCGTCCCGGTTAACCAATCTGATCGCCGAGGCGGAAGCTGCAAGCACACGTGCTCAAGGCCTCACGGAAAAGATGGAAGCCTCACATGCCGCTGCCAGCGGCAGCATTTCCGCAGCGCAGGCTGAACTGAATGGCACACTGACAAACCTGTTGCGGGAAACCGAAGCGAGCACGCGCGAACTGAAATTCATCCTTCGGCAGGTCAAAGACTATCGTCAGATGGCGGCGGTAAAGCCTGCTGACCCGGACGCCCTGTTCGACGGCGAAGCGCGCCCTGACCTGAAGAAGGCGAGCTAA
- a CDS encoding MotE family protein, whose translation MAVSTKRSHVLVTLGVLFTVGGITRILPTTQASAEDKAAKVEMASLSASETPTATPAALEVTSKKPARSDEVCFTGEAAAALASDQKSLQNRADALQAQELALQAREQEINRKAEELAALQLTIDERWKTMTTSADEDITHLAQMYSAMKPDQAASIFNQMDPAFAAGFLRLMPSDQAGLILAGMQAEKAYVVSVKLASRNGDIRSAAPPR comes from the coding sequence ATGGCCGTTTCGACCAAACGTTCTCATGTTCTCGTCACGCTTGGCGTTCTGTTCACGGTGGGCGGTATCACGCGCATTCTGCCGACGACGCAAGCCTCTGCAGAAGACAAGGCGGCCAAAGTTGAAATGGCATCGCTGAGCGCCAGTGAAACACCGACGGCTACGCCAGCAGCTCTTGAGGTGACGAGCAAAAAACCGGCTCGCTCTGACGAAGTTTGCTTTACGGGCGAGGCTGCTGCAGCCCTCGCCAGCGACCAGAAAAGCCTGCAAAATCGGGCAGATGCATTGCAGGCACAGGAATTGGCCCTGCAAGCGCGCGAACAGGAAATCAATCGTAAAGCCGAGGAGCTTGCCGCGCTCCAGCTAACGATTGATGAGCGCTGGAAAACCATGACAACCAGCGCCGATGAGGACATCACCCATCTGGCGCAAATGTACAGCGCCATGAAGCCCGATCAGGCCGCCTCTATTTTCAATCAGATGGACCCGGCTTTTGCAGCCGGCTTCCTGCGCCTGATGCCCAGCGATCAGGCCGGGTTGATCCTCGCCGGCATGCAGGCTGAGAAGGCCTATGTCGTTAGCGTCAAGTTGGCGAGCCGGAACGGCGACATTCGCTCTGCTGCACCGCCGCGATAG
- a CDS encoding ribonuclease D translates to MKNITLHKGDLPADIDLGKVIAVDTEAMGLNPFRDALCVVQLSSGDGTAHVVQLSRDFDCPNLKAVLADQSRLKIFHFARFDVAMMKQWLGIECGPIWCTKIASKLCRTYTDRHGLKDVAREIAGVDMSKAQQSSDWGAETLTDAQLHYCASDVLHLHAIKDGLEAMLAREGRLELAQACFDFLPVRAELDLEGWGETDIFSHS, encoded by the coding sequence ATGAAAAATATCACGCTGCACAAGGGCGATCTGCCCGCTGACATCGATCTTGGTAAGGTTATCGCCGTTGATACCGAAGCCATGGGCCTCAATCCTTTCAGGGACGCTTTGTGCGTCGTCCAGCTATCCTCGGGGGACGGCACGGCGCACGTCGTTCAACTATCGCGCGACTTTGACTGCCCCAATCTGAAAGCCGTTCTGGCTGACCAGTCCCGCCTCAAGATCTTTCACTTCGCCCGCTTCGATGTTGCGATGATGAAACAATGGCTGGGCATCGAGTGCGGCCCCATCTGGTGCACCAAGATCGCTTCGAAACTCTGCCGCACCTACACGGATCGGCATGGCCTGAAAGATGTCGCCCGCGAGATCGCCGGTGTCGATATGTCGAAGGCGCAGCAGTCTTCAGACTGGGGCGCTGAGACGCTGACTGATGCGCAACTTCATTATTGCGCGAGCGATGTGCTTCACCTGCATGCGATCAAGGATGGGTTGGAAGCCATGCTTGCGCGTGAAGGACGACTGGAGCTGGCGCAGGCCTGTTTCGACTTCCTGCCTGTTCGCGCAGAGCTCGACCTGGAAGGCTGGGGCGAGACCGACATTTTCTCCCATAGCTGA